From a single Gammaproteobacteria bacterium genomic region:
- a CDS encoding amidohydrolase family protein produces MEAVIADRTRTAPRPAILRCGAVLLAGSILLAGPARAQDDATCPPGPDLLLVNGRVHTMDDAGSVVSAVRIVGDRFAAVGESAGAGPCTETIDLRGRTAIPGIIDNHNHIVLLGLRPGHDTRLENARSIEAVLETLEAKTAEVPAGEWITSIGGFDINQFVPPPDAPRFPTLAELDRVAPDHPVYLQQSFAGPSVTNSLGKAFFESRGIEVGDDGAIAGGAAPNPSSRALHALRQLQTFEDKKRGTLDALRYAASLGVTTHLDQGGFPATGTDADGAAHFDQYHAYDALLELYREGRLINRIRLNFLHMEADPATPGLKARLANVFPEFGGDMLRIVGIGEFTAGASPIVATATEAWENGTRLVAEAGWRNENHSLTRTDFMTIIDGWERVNAALDPPGITELRWVLAHAPFITPEYVEKLRALGGGISVLGGWRWLSGTAEANGPPFRMLLDSGIPVGMSSDGMQISPLNPWIGLYYVVTGKNARGEPINADQTLERDEALRLYTAANGWFLKEEDVLGSIEVGKYADLVVLSADYFDEEAVPDQAILDIRSLLTIVGGRIVHGSGAAL; encoded by the coding sequence ATGGAAGCGGTCATTGCCGACAGGACGCGCACCGCGCCCCGTCCCGCCATCCTGCGATGCGGCGCGGTGCTGCTCGCGGGCTCGATCCTGCTCGCGGGGCCCGCACGGGCCCAGGACGACGCGACCTGCCCGCCGGGTCCGGACCTGCTCCTCGTGAACGGCCGCGTTCATACGATGGACGACGCGGGCAGCGTCGTGTCCGCGGTGCGCATCGTCGGCGATCGCTTCGCGGCCGTGGGTGAATCGGCGGGCGCCGGCCCCTGCACCGAGACGATCGACCTTCGCGGCCGCACGGCAATCCCGGGCATCATCGACAACCACAATCACATCGTGCTGCTGGGGTTGCGGCCGGGGCACGACACGCGCCTCGAGAACGCGCGCTCGATCGAAGCGGTGCTCGAGACTCTGGAGGCGAAAACGGCCGAGGTCCCCGCGGGCGAGTGGATCACGTCGATCGGCGGATTCGACATCAATCAATTCGTGCCGCCGCCGGACGCACCGCGCTTTCCGACGCTCGCGGAGCTCGACCGCGTGGCGCCCGATCACCCGGTCTACCTTCAGCAGTCGTTCGCGGGCCCCTCCGTGACGAACAGCCTCGGCAAGGCCTTTTTCGAGAGCCGCGGCATCGAGGTCGGCGACGACGGCGCGATCGCCGGCGGCGCCGCACCGAACCCGTCGAGCCGCGCCCTGCACGCCCTCCGGCAGCTGCAAACGTTCGAGGACAAGAAGCGCGGCACGCTCGACGCGCTTCGCTATGCCGCGAGCCTCGGCGTCACGACGCACCTCGATCAGGGCGGCTTTCCCGCGACGGGGACCGACGCCGACGGCGCCGCGCATTTCGATCAGTACCACGCCTACGATGCGCTGCTCGAGCTGTATCGCGAGGGCCGGCTGATCAATCGCATCAGGCTCAATTTCCTGCACATGGAGGCCGATCCGGCGACGCCGGGGCTCAAGGCGCGCCTCGCGAACGTCTTCCCGGAGTTCGGCGGGGACATGCTCCGAATCGTCGGCATCGGCGAGTTCACGGCCGGCGCAAGCCCGATCGTCGCCACGGCGACGGAGGCGTGGGAGAACGGGACTCGACTCGTCGCGGAGGCCGGCTGGCGCAACGAGAACCACTCGCTCACGCGCACCGACTTCATGACGATCATCGACGGATGGGAGCGAGTCAACGCCGCACTGGACCCGCCCGGCATCACCGAGCTTCGCTGGGTGCTCGCGCATGCGCCGTTCATCACTCCCGAGTACGTCGAGAAGCTCCGGGCCCTCGGCGGAGGGATCAGCGTGCTGGGCGGATGGCGGTGGCTCAGCGGCACGGCCGAGGCGAATGGGCCGCCGTTCCGGATGCTGCTCGACTCCGGGATTCCGGTCGGCATGAGCTCGGACGGTATGCAGATCTCGCCGCTGAATCCGTGGATCGGCCTTTACTACGTGGTCACGGGCAAGAACGCGCGGGGCGAGCCGATCAACGCGGACCAAACGCTCGAGCGCGACGAGGCGCTTCGGCTCTACACGGCGGCGAACGGATGGTTCTTGAAGGAGGAGGACGTGCTCGGGAGCATCGAGGTCGGAAAGTACGCCGATCTTGTCGTGCTGAGCGCCGACTACTTCGACGAGGAGGCTGTGCCGGACCAGGCGATCCTCGACATCCGATCGTTGCTGACGATCGTCGGCGGGCGCATCGTGCACGGGAGCGGCGCCGCATTGTAG